One Tolypothrix bouteillei VB521301 DNA window includes the following coding sequences:
- a CDS encoding response regulator — translation MATKRILVVDNEEYIQEVTKICLETVAGWDVVTAGSGKEGISKAEDFQPDAILLDVMMPDMDGPTTFEKLQENPTTKAIPVILLTAKIQASDRRRYAQMGIKTAIAKPFNPLELAGQIAEALGWLL, via the coding sequence ATGGCAACAAAGCGAATTTTGGTAGTTGACAATGAAGAATACATTCAAGAAGTTACCAAAATTTGTTTGGAAACGGTAGCTGGGTGGGACGTCGTGACAGCTGGTTCTGGGAAGGAAGGGATTAGTAAAGCTGAAGATTTCCAACCCGATGCTATCTTGCTAGATGTGATGATGCCTGATATGGATGGTCCAACAACTTTTGAGAAGTTACAAGAAAATCCGACAACAAAAGCTATTCCCGTGATATTGCTAACGGCAAAAATTCAGGCATCCGATCGCCGTCGCTACGCTCAAATGGGTATAAAAACTGCGATCGCGAAACCTTTTAATCCTTTAGAATTAGCCGGACAAATTGCTGAAGCCCTAGGTTGGTTGCTCTAG